In Alkalidesulfovibrio alkalitolerans DSM 16529, one genomic interval encodes:
- a CDS encoding 4Fe-4S dicluster domain-containing protein — protein sequence MKILRATRMDRCIGCHSCSLACARQVHKKVSWRTAGIRIKSSGGITTGFEANVCLGCEPAPCAAACPTGAYSQRKGGGVLVKMKLCIRCGQCAAACPVDAIYLDDTGVPYVCIHCGQCVPYCPHDCIEMREKPEHVCVGGTCDV from the coding sequence ATGAAAATATTGCGCGCCACGCGCATGGATCGTTGCATCGGCTGTCATTCGTGCTCCCTGGCCTGCGCTCGTCAGGTGCACAAGAAGGTCTCCTGGCGCACGGCTGGAATACGCATCAAGTCCAGCGGCGGCATCACCACCGGCTTCGAGGCCAACGTGTGCCTGGGCTGCGAGCCCGCGCCTTGCGCCGCAGCCTGTCCCACCGGCGCCTACTCGCAACGCAAGGGCGGAGGCGTGCTCGTCAAGATGAAGCTATGCATCCGTTGCGGCCAATGCGCGGCCGCCTGTCCGGTGGACGCCATCTATCTTGACGACACGGGAGTGCCCTACGTCTGCATCCACTGCGGCCAGTGCGTGCCGTATTGCCCGCACGACTGTATCGAGATGCGCGAGAAACCCGAACATGTCTGCGTGGGAGGGACCTGCGATGTCTGA